A window of the Synchiropus splendidus isolate RoL2022-P1 chromosome 6, RoL_Sspl_1.0, whole genome shotgun sequence genome harbors these coding sequences:
- the LOC128761073 gene encoding RNA-binding protein 6 isoform X2 produces MWDGPGHGHRGGPAFRGDHRGERFGGRDRSMLDFRPRDQMNMGPFGPMGSRPLDFPQMDMRRMDGPPMRGRDMDPRDMRGREPNRDFFRSGEEQNFNFRRQYDGPFRENAMNLHGFPGSGRNQPDMGARGMPQREHDRYMGMRDRDSSHFDMPQLNNPNMEGRRGFPLDRQDRGDEFRDRHDKPPMRGTGPLEMNMPPHERTLINSDRRGGHNFPQRGGFGSDMDFRNRPGPSADFRCRERSPLRFGHFGFPPKDETQSDVHPDTSDSRQSREGEYPELSESQLMDYRSGEEMTLAEEWKNRQKDKQTFLNKDTRTAPEPSFPGYFGRDSSRTSPPFSKPGQPPADFDRKDGFPHGDRFVSMEQPPLGNNTAQNHQLLTGTPNAGALGMENKNTFWPGQEGPNRHSNRSNHNERLGFPPEKSQDLQESQNPIDDLKRHNAGPVKSNVEEGSDFPSSDSLQGKDQDYRDIDYRTGSGRIFDYKSEELHATEPLIKDSEPVASSKFSGPASQDQDYRSASLEDKVSQSISITGIPKSATMEQILNAFADHDGVLMRGMKIKSVVPGYSYDTAYVEFLKLEDAVRFMESNKGSLKVGTKSVSMKYVHSEEHKSGVHESDLKPSHLQDASLPNTDQPSEELNTSNQNGYNSKGPMDPLSQPPLQRSSDLTPEAWQQQVDQRLQQQEKDSYSESWGNPHLPPPHHGAQHSSQQSDGIFKYSKTMIIKNVKPTTTVETFLKALDPFAYLDERNVRLVKAKPPSTKCFCFVDMDSHEQVTRLVELLTKPKPLYIDGVRVYAEVAKPLKNRDFRRDFDKPSSSIMGYPADASTSQPVPHQHPPLFTQPPPFMPPTHPPTFPPPAVHGNRTTGVPNPAVQSDPSFSQGLGYGPTPVPDPLGPAAGANMPPVSEGVSATPDASHSYSYATDTPDVSGYLYDATSGFYYDPETTLYYDPNSRYFYNAQNQEYLYWDAASKTYIPVPSGSSENQTVMMTAEDQAILSNPAANAPLELKKTSEAPHTAQAPATSATYTNPDPVESTPPTSEKKEEDEESAKKEKERESKEEKPKSLAAVKIMKDMERWAKIQNRQKDSVRSPSTVRSGSDEDKRQSKSADVGFAVFERKNSGGEDLFKKPLAPPKTKDEKSKRPMGSLGLLASDYAAGSDEEVEEDKEDPAKTNQVKRSEEKEDKLTDWKKMACLLCRRQFPNKDALIRHQQLSDLHKQNMEIHLKIKRSKKELEALEHQEKQVMSLKSGKEATKLPESKRKKQQQQQQQQQQQQQQQQQQQQHQQQHHSSWASSSRDDVSSLSERPGLGAEPPQKKKKKEPVVWEGYASYKQAVRKAMFARFKELE; encoded by the exons atgtgGGACGGACCGGGACATGGGCATCGAGGGGGTCCAGCATTTCG AGGTGATCATCGCGGGGAGAGATTTGGTGGCAGAGATCGCTCTATGCTTGATTTTAGACCTAGAGATCAAATGAACATGGGCCCCTTTGGCCCCATGGGTTCAAGACCCCTAGATTTTCCTCAAATGGACATGAGAAGAATGGACGGTCCGCCAATGCGGGGGCGTGATATGGACCCACGTGATATGCGTGGCCGAGAGCCTAACAGAGATTTCTTCAGATCTGGAGAAGAACAGAATTTTAATTTTAGAAGGCAGTATGACGGTCCTTTCAGAGAAAACGCAATGAATTTACATGGTTTCCCAGGCTCGGGTAGAAACCAGCCAGATATGGGAGCAAGAGGGATGCCACAAAGGGAGCATGACCGGTACATGGGCATGAGAGACAGGGACTCGTCTCACTTTGATATGCCTCAGCTCAACAATCCTAACATGGAAGGGAGGCGTGGGTTTCCTTTGGATAGACAAGACAGAGGCGACGAGTTTAGAGATAGACATGACAAACCTCCAATGCGGGGCACTGGTCCTCTTGAAATGAACATGCCGCCACATGAAAGGACATTGATCAACTCAGATCGGCGAGGAGGGCATAATTTCCCTCAGCGAGGTGGGTTTGGTTCTGATATGGATTTTCGTAACCGCCCTGGCCCGTCAGCTGACTTCAGGTGTCGAGAACGCTCTCCTTTACGATTCGGACATTTTGGCTTCCCTCCAAAGGATGAAACGCAGTCTGATGTCCATCCAGATACGAGTGATTCTAGACAATCAAGGGAAGGGGAATATCCGGAGCTGAGTGAAAGTCAACTGATGGATTACCGAAGTGGCGAAGAGATGACTCTTGCAGAAGAGTGGAAAAATCGGCAAAAGGATAAACAGACGTTCTTAAACAAGGACACGAGAACCGCACCAGAACCCAGCTTCCCTGGTTATTTTGGTAGAGATAGCAGTAGGACTTCACCACCATTTTCCAAACCAGGTCAGCCACCAGCTGATTTTGATCGGAAAGATGGCTTTCCTCATGGTGATCGCTTTGTTTCAATGGAGCAACCACCTCTTGGCAACAATACTGCCCAAAACCATCAGCTCCTTACAGGAACTCCTAATGCTGGCGCTCTTGGAATGGAAAACAAGAATACATTTTGGCCTGGCCAAGAAGGCCCAAACCGTCATTCCAATCGGTCCAATCACAATGAAAGGCTTGGATTCCCTCCAGAGAAGAGTCAAGACCTTCAAGAGTCTCAGAATCCCATCGATGATTTAAAAAGACACAATGCGGGACCTGTCAAAAGCAATGTAGAGGAAGGTAGTGACTTCCCAAGCAGTGATTCTTTACAAGGAAAAGACCAAGACTATCGAGACATTGACTACAGAACTGGCTCTGGAAGAATATTTGATTACAAGAGCGAGGAGTTGCATGCGACGGAACCGCTGATCAAAGACTCTGAGCCTGTCGCATCTTCAAAATTTAGTGGGCCTGCTTCTCAG gaTCAAGATTACCGGAGTGCATCATTAGAGGACAAGGTGTCCCAGTCCATCTCCATTACAGGCATTCCAAAATCTGCTACAATGGAGCAG ATTCTTAATGCCTTTGCGGATCATGATGGTGTGCTAATGCGGGGAATGAAGATCAAGAGTGTTGTTCCAG GTTACAGCTACGATACCGCCTATGTGGAGTTTTTAAAGCTCGAGGATGCAGTCCGCTTCATGGAGTCCAACAAG GGCTCCCTGAAGGTTGGCACTAAAAGCGTTTCTATGAAGTACGTCCATTCAGAGGAGCATAAAAGTGGTGTCCAT GAATCAGATCTGAAACCATCCCACCTCCAGGACGCCTCCCTGCCTAACACCGATCAGCCGTCAGAGGAGCTTAACACCAGCAACCAAAATGGGTACAATTCAAAAGGCCCCATGGATCCTCTGTCCCAGCCTCCTCTGCAGAGAAGTTCTGACTTGACGCCGGAGGCTTGGCAACAACAGGTGGACCAAcgtcttcagcagcaggaaaagGACTCGTATTCAGAGTCCTGGGGTaaccctcacctccctcctccgCATCATGGTGCGCAGCACAGTTCACAGCAGTCTGATGGGATCTTCAAGTACAGCAAAA CAATGATCATCAAAAATGTCAAGCCCACAACCACAGTAGAGACCTTCCTGAAAGCTCTGGATCCCTTTGCCTACCTGGATGAGAGAAATGTCCGTCTAGTAAAGGCGAAGCCTCCATCAACAAAGTGTTTCTGCTTTGTTGACATGGACTCACATgag CAAGTGACACGACTGGTGGAGCTCCTCACGAAGCCTAAACCTCTCTATATTGATGGGGTCAGAGTTTATGCCGAGGTTGCAAAACCTCTGAAGAACAGAGA CTTCAGGAGGGACTTTGATAAACCGAGCAGCTCCATCATGGGATATCCGGCTGATGCCAGCACG TCTCAACCAGTGCCGCATCAGCACCCGCCACTGTTCACTCAGCCTCCACCTTTTATGCCTCCCACGCACCCACCGACGTTTCCTCCTCCTGCAGTGCACG gCAATAGGACGACTGGTGTCCCCAACCCAGCTGTGCAGTCAGaccccagcttctctcag GGGCTTGGTTATGGTCCGACACCAGTCCCAGATCCGTTGGGGCCGGCTGCTGGAGCCAACATGCCACCGGTATCCGAAGGAGTGTCTGCCACTCCAGATGCCTCACACTCGTACAGCTATG CTACAGATACTCCAGACGTGAGCGGCTATTTATACGATGCCACATCAGGTTTTTACTACGACCCAGAAACCACACTGTACTACGATCCTAACTCGCGT TACTTTTATAATGCCCAAAACCAAGAGTACTTGTACTGGGATGCTGCTTCAAAGACCTACATCCCGGTGCCGAGCGGGTCGTCTGAGAACCAAACTGTGATGATGACAGCTGAGGACCAGGCCATCCTCTCCAACCCTGCTGCAAATGCTCCTCTGGAactgaagaaaacatcagaggCGCCACACACGGCGCAAGCTCCAGCAACTTCTGCTACCTACACAAATCCTGATCCTGTTGAGAGTACGCCACCAACCTCCGAGAAaaaagaggaggacgaggagtctgcgaagaaagagaaggagcgGGAGAGCAAAGAGGAGAAGCCCAAGAGTCTTGCTGCTGTCAAG ATCATGAAGGATATGGAGCGCTGGGCCAAGATCCAGAACCGCCAGAAGGACAGTGTGCGGTCGCCATCGACGGTGAGGTCGGGCTCAGACGAAGACAAGAGGCAGTCCAAGTCAGCCGATGTTGGATTTGCTGTTTTTGAGCGAAAG aACTCAGGAGGTGAAGACCTCTTCAAAAAACCTCTCGCTCCACCAAAGACCAAAGATGAGAAGTCAAAA CGTCCCATGGGATCACTGGGACTCCTGGCATCAGATTATGCAGCCGGGAGCGACGAGGAGGTGGAAGAAGATAAGGAGGACCCAGCAAAAACCAACCAGGTGAAGCGTtcggaggagaaggaggacaaGCTGACGGACTGGAAGAAGATGGCCTGTCTGTTGTGCCGGAGACAGTTCCCAAACAAGGATGCGCTGATTCGCCATCAGCAGCTGTCTGACCTGCACAAG CAAAACATGGAGATTCACCTCAAAATTAAGAGGTCGAAAAAGGAGCTGGAAGCACTTGAGCATCAAGAAAAACAA GTCATGTCCTTGAAGAGTGGCAAAGAGGCCACCAAGTTGCCTGAATCTAAGcggaagaaacaacaacaacaacaacaacaacaacaacaacaacaacaacaacaacagcagcagcagcaacatcagcagcagcatcacagttCATGGGCCAGTAGTTCGAG GGACGATGTCAGTTCACTAAGCGAGAGGCCTGGATTAGGGGCAGAACCCCCTCAG aagaagaagaagaaggagcccGTGGTCTGGGAGGGCTACGCCTCTTACAAACAAGCTGTGCGGAAGGCCATGTTCGCAAGATTTAAAGAACTGGAATGA
- the LOC128761073 gene encoding RNA-binding protein 6 isoform X1, with the protein MWDGPGHGHRGGPAFRGDHRGERFGGRDRSMLDFRPRDQMNMGPFGPMGSRPLDFPQMDMRRMDGPPMRGRDMDPRDMRGREPNRDFFRSGEEQNFNFRRQYDGPFRENAMNLHGFPGSGRNQPDMGARGMPQREHDRYMGMRDRDSSHFDMPQLNNPNMEGRRGFPLDRQDRGDEFRDRHDKPPMRGTGPLEMNMPPHERTLINSDRRGGHNFPQRGGFGSDMDFRNRPGPSADFRCRERSPLRFGHFGFPPKDETQSDVHPDTSDSRQSREGEYPELSESQLMDYRSGEEMTLAEEWKNRQKDKQTFLNKDTRTAPEPSFPGYFGRDSSRTSPPFSKPGQPPADFDRKDGFPHGDRFVSMEQPPLGNNTAQNHQLLTGTPNAGALGMENKNTFWPGQEGPNRHSNRSNHNERLGFPPEKSQDLQESQNPIDDLKRHNAGPVKSNVEEGSDFPSSDSLQGKDQDYRDIDYRTGSGRIFDYKSEELHATEPLIKDSEPVASSKFSGPASQDQDYRSASLEDKVSQSISITGIPKSATMEQILNAFADHDGVLMRGMKIKSVVPGYSYDTAYVEFLKLEDAVRFMESNKGSLKVGTKSVSMKYVHSEEHKSGVHESDLKPSHLQDASLPNTDQPSEELNTSNQNGYNSKGPMDPLSQPPLQRSSDLTPEAWQQQVDQRLQQQEKDSYSESWGNPHLPPPHHGAQHSSQQSDGIFKYSKTMIIKNVKPTTTVETFLKALDPFAYLDERNVRLVKAKPPSTKCFCFVDMDSHEQVTRLVELLTKPKPLYIDGVRVYAEVAKPLKNRDFRRDFDKPSSSIMGYPADASTSQPVPHQHPPLFTQPPPFMPPTHPPTFPPPAVHVGNRTTGVPNPAVQSDPSFSQGLGYGPTPVPDPLGPAAGANMPPVSEGVSATPDASHSYSYATDTPDVSGYLYDATSGFYYDPETTLYYDPNSRYFYNAQNQEYLYWDAASKTYIPVPSGSSENQTVMMTAEDQAILSNPAANAPLELKKTSEAPHTAQAPATSATYTNPDPVESTPPTSEKKEEDEESAKKEKERESKEEKPKSLAAVKIMKDMERWAKIQNRQKDSVRSPSTVRSGSDEDKRQSKSADVGFAVFERKNSGGEDLFKKPLAPPKTKDEKSKRPMGSLGLLASDYAAGSDEEVEEDKEDPAKTNQVKRSEEKEDKLTDWKKMACLLCRRQFPNKDALIRHQQLSDLHKQNMEIHLKIKRSKKELEALEHQEKQVMSLKSGKEATKLPESKRKKQQQQQQQQQQQQQQQQQQQQHQQQHHSSWASSSRDDVSSLSERPGLGAEPPQKKKKKEPVVWEGYASYKQAVRKAMFARFKELE; encoded by the exons atgtgGGACGGACCGGGACATGGGCATCGAGGGGGTCCAGCATTTCG AGGTGATCATCGCGGGGAGAGATTTGGTGGCAGAGATCGCTCTATGCTTGATTTTAGACCTAGAGATCAAATGAACATGGGCCCCTTTGGCCCCATGGGTTCAAGACCCCTAGATTTTCCTCAAATGGACATGAGAAGAATGGACGGTCCGCCAATGCGGGGGCGTGATATGGACCCACGTGATATGCGTGGCCGAGAGCCTAACAGAGATTTCTTCAGATCTGGAGAAGAACAGAATTTTAATTTTAGAAGGCAGTATGACGGTCCTTTCAGAGAAAACGCAATGAATTTACATGGTTTCCCAGGCTCGGGTAGAAACCAGCCAGATATGGGAGCAAGAGGGATGCCACAAAGGGAGCATGACCGGTACATGGGCATGAGAGACAGGGACTCGTCTCACTTTGATATGCCTCAGCTCAACAATCCTAACATGGAAGGGAGGCGTGGGTTTCCTTTGGATAGACAAGACAGAGGCGACGAGTTTAGAGATAGACATGACAAACCTCCAATGCGGGGCACTGGTCCTCTTGAAATGAACATGCCGCCACATGAAAGGACATTGATCAACTCAGATCGGCGAGGAGGGCATAATTTCCCTCAGCGAGGTGGGTTTGGTTCTGATATGGATTTTCGTAACCGCCCTGGCCCGTCAGCTGACTTCAGGTGTCGAGAACGCTCTCCTTTACGATTCGGACATTTTGGCTTCCCTCCAAAGGATGAAACGCAGTCTGATGTCCATCCAGATACGAGTGATTCTAGACAATCAAGGGAAGGGGAATATCCGGAGCTGAGTGAAAGTCAACTGATGGATTACCGAAGTGGCGAAGAGATGACTCTTGCAGAAGAGTGGAAAAATCGGCAAAAGGATAAACAGACGTTCTTAAACAAGGACACGAGAACCGCACCAGAACCCAGCTTCCCTGGTTATTTTGGTAGAGATAGCAGTAGGACTTCACCACCATTTTCCAAACCAGGTCAGCCACCAGCTGATTTTGATCGGAAAGATGGCTTTCCTCATGGTGATCGCTTTGTTTCAATGGAGCAACCACCTCTTGGCAACAATACTGCCCAAAACCATCAGCTCCTTACAGGAACTCCTAATGCTGGCGCTCTTGGAATGGAAAACAAGAATACATTTTGGCCTGGCCAAGAAGGCCCAAACCGTCATTCCAATCGGTCCAATCACAATGAAAGGCTTGGATTCCCTCCAGAGAAGAGTCAAGACCTTCAAGAGTCTCAGAATCCCATCGATGATTTAAAAAGACACAATGCGGGACCTGTCAAAAGCAATGTAGAGGAAGGTAGTGACTTCCCAAGCAGTGATTCTTTACAAGGAAAAGACCAAGACTATCGAGACATTGACTACAGAACTGGCTCTGGAAGAATATTTGATTACAAGAGCGAGGAGTTGCATGCGACGGAACCGCTGATCAAAGACTCTGAGCCTGTCGCATCTTCAAAATTTAGTGGGCCTGCTTCTCAG gaTCAAGATTACCGGAGTGCATCATTAGAGGACAAGGTGTCCCAGTCCATCTCCATTACAGGCATTCCAAAATCTGCTACAATGGAGCAG ATTCTTAATGCCTTTGCGGATCATGATGGTGTGCTAATGCGGGGAATGAAGATCAAGAGTGTTGTTCCAG GTTACAGCTACGATACCGCCTATGTGGAGTTTTTAAAGCTCGAGGATGCAGTCCGCTTCATGGAGTCCAACAAG GGCTCCCTGAAGGTTGGCACTAAAAGCGTTTCTATGAAGTACGTCCATTCAGAGGAGCATAAAAGTGGTGTCCAT GAATCAGATCTGAAACCATCCCACCTCCAGGACGCCTCCCTGCCTAACACCGATCAGCCGTCAGAGGAGCTTAACACCAGCAACCAAAATGGGTACAATTCAAAAGGCCCCATGGATCCTCTGTCCCAGCCTCCTCTGCAGAGAAGTTCTGACTTGACGCCGGAGGCTTGGCAACAACAGGTGGACCAAcgtcttcagcagcaggaaaagGACTCGTATTCAGAGTCCTGGGGTaaccctcacctccctcctccgCATCATGGTGCGCAGCACAGTTCACAGCAGTCTGATGGGATCTTCAAGTACAGCAAAA CAATGATCATCAAAAATGTCAAGCCCACAACCACAGTAGAGACCTTCCTGAAAGCTCTGGATCCCTTTGCCTACCTGGATGAGAGAAATGTCCGTCTAGTAAAGGCGAAGCCTCCATCAACAAAGTGTTTCTGCTTTGTTGACATGGACTCACATgag CAAGTGACACGACTGGTGGAGCTCCTCACGAAGCCTAAACCTCTCTATATTGATGGGGTCAGAGTTTATGCCGAGGTTGCAAAACCTCTGAAGAACAGAGA CTTCAGGAGGGACTTTGATAAACCGAGCAGCTCCATCATGGGATATCCGGCTGATGCCAGCACG TCTCAACCAGTGCCGCATCAGCACCCGCCACTGTTCACTCAGCCTCCACCTTTTATGCCTCCCACGCACCCACCGACGTTTCCTCCTCCTGCAGTGCACG taggCAATAGGACGACTGGTGTCCCCAACCCAGCTGTGCAGTCAGaccccagcttctctcag GGGCTTGGTTATGGTCCGACACCAGTCCCAGATCCGTTGGGGCCGGCTGCTGGAGCCAACATGCCACCGGTATCCGAAGGAGTGTCTGCCACTCCAGATGCCTCACACTCGTACAGCTATG CTACAGATACTCCAGACGTGAGCGGCTATTTATACGATGCCACATCAGGTTTTTACTACGACCCAGAAACCACACTGTACTACGATCCTAACTCGCGT TACTTTTATAATGCCCAAAACCAAGAGTACTTGTACTGGGATGCTGCTTCAAAGACCTACATCCCGGTGCCGAGCGGGTCGTCTGAGAACCAAACTGTGATGATGACAGCTGAGGACCAGGCCATCCTCTCCAACCCTGCTGCAAATGCTCCTCTGGAactgaagaaaacatcagaggCGCCACACACGGCGCAAGCTCCAGCAACTTCTGCTACCTACACAAATCCTGATCCTGTTGAGAGTACGCCACCAACCTCCGAGAAaaaagaggaggacgaggagtctgcgaagaaagagaaggagcgGGAGAGCAAAGAGGAGAAGCCCAAGAGTCTTGCTGCTGTCAAG ATCATGAAGGATATGGAGCGCTGGGCCAAGATCCAGAACCGCCAGAAGGACAGTGTGCGGTCGCCATCGACGGTGAGGTCGGGCTCAGACGAAGACAAGAGGCAGTCCAAGTCAGCCGATGTTGGATTTGCTGTTTTTGAGCGAAAG aACTCAGGAGGTGAAGACCTCTTCAAAAAACCTCTCGCTCCACCAAAGACCAAAGATGAGAAGTCAAAA CGTCCCATGGGATCACTGGGACTCCTGGCATCAGATTATGCAGCCGGGAGCGACGAGGAGGTGGAAGAAGATAAGGAGGACCCAGCAAAAACCAACCAGGTGAAGCGTtcggaggagaaggaggacaaGCTGACGGACTGGAAGAAGATGGCCTGTCTGTTGTGCCGGAGACAGTTCCCAAACAAGGATGCGCTGATTCGCCATCAGCAGCTGTCTGACCTGCACAAG CAAAACATGGAGATTCACCTCAAAATTAAGAGGTCGAAAAAGGAGCTGGAAGCACTTGAGCATCAAGAAAAACAA GTCATGTCCTTGAAGAGTGGCAAAGAGGCCACCAAGTTGCCTGAATCTAAGcggaagaaacaacaacaacaacaacaacaacaacaacaacaacaacaacaacaacagcagcagcagcaacatcagcagcagcatcacagttCATGGGCCAGTAGTTCGAG GGACGATGTCAGTTCACTAAGCGAGAGGCCTGGATTAGGGGCAGAACCCCCTCAG aagaagaagaagaaggagcccGTGGTCTGGGAGGGCTACGCCTCTTACAAACAAGCTGTGCGGAAGGCCATGTTCGCAAGATTTAAAGAACTGGAATGA